A genomic segment from Phragmites australis chromosome 6, lpPhrAust1.1, whole genome shotgun sequence encodes:
- the LOC133921433 gene encoding abscisic acid 8'-hydroxylase 1, producing MGAFLLFLCLLAPFVLACAARGRRRWAGAADGSRCGKALPLPPGSMGWPYVGETFQLYSSKNPNVFFARKQNRYGPVFKTHILGCPCVMVSSPEAARFVLVTQAHLFKPTFPASKERMLGPKAIFFQQGDYHTHLRRIVSRAFSPEAIRASVPAIEAVALRSLRSWDGQLVNTFQEMKTYALNVALLSIFGEEEMRYIEELKQCYLTLEKGYNSMPVNLPGTLFHKAMKARKRLGAIVAHIISARRERQRASDLLASFLDDREALTDDQIADNVIGVMFAARDTTASVLTWMVKFLGDHPCVLRAVIDEQEEIARSKASSGEPLTWADTRRMRMTSRVIQETMRVASILSFTFREAVEDVEYQGYLIPKGWKVLPLFRNIHHSPDHFPCPEKFDPSRFEVAPKPNTFMPFGNGSHSCPGNELAKLEMLVLFHHLATKYRWSTSESESGVQFGPFALPLNGLPMTFTRKDD from the exons ATGGGCGCCTTCTTGCTCTTCCTCTGCCTCCTCGCGCCTTTCGTCCTCGCCTGCGCCGCCCGAGGCAGGAGGCGGTGGGCGGGTGCCGCCGACGGCTCGCGGTGCGGCAaggcgctgccgctgccgccggggTCGATGGGGTGGCCGTACGTGGGCGAAACGTTCCAGCTCTACTCGTCCAAGAACCCCAACGTGTTCTTCGCCCGGAAGCAGAACCGGTACGGGCCCGTCTTCAAGACGCACATCCTGGGGTGCCCCTGCGTGATGGTGTCCAGCCCGGAGGCGGCGCGCTTCGTGCTTGTCACGCAGGCGCACCTCTTCAAGCCCACCTTCCCGGCCAGCAAGGAGCGCATGCTGGGGCCCAAGGCCATCTTCTTCCAGCAGGGCGACTACCACACCCACCTCCGCCGCATCGTCTCCCGCGCCTTCTCCCCCGAGGCCATCCGCGCCTCCGTACCCGCCATCGAGGCCGTCGCGCTCCGCTCCCTCCGCTCCTGGGACGGACAGCTCGTCAACACCTTCCAGGAGATGAAGACG TACGCACTGAATGTGGCATTGCTGTCCATCTTCGGCGAGGAGGAGATGCGCTACATCGAGGAGCTGAAGCAGTGCTACCTGACGCTAGAGAAGGGCTACAACTCGATGCCGGTGAACCTGCCGGGCACCCTGTTCCACAAGGCCATGAAGGCCCGCAAGCGCCTTGGCGCCATCGTGGCCCACATCATCTCGGCCCGGCGCGAGCGGCAGCGCGCCAGCGACCTCCTGGCCTCGTTCCTGGACGACCGCGAGGCCCTCACCGACGACCAGATCGCCGACAACGTCATCGGCGTCATGTTTGCCGCCCGCGACACCACCGCCAGCGTCCTCACCTGGATGGTCAAGTTCCTCGGCGACCACCCCTGCGTCCTCAGAGCCGTTATC GATGAGCAGGAGGAGATCGCGAGGTCGAAGGCGTCCTCGGGCGAGCCCTTGACGTGGGCTGACACTCGCCGGATGCGCATGACGAGCCGTGTAATCCAGGAGACCATGCGGGTGGCGTCCATCCTCTCCTTCACCTTCCGGGAGGCCGTGGAGGACGTGGAGTACCAAG GGTACCTGATCCCCAAGGGCTGGAAAGTGCTTCCCCTGTTCCGGAACATCCACCACAGCCCCGACCACTTCCCCTGCCCGGAAAAGTTCGACCCGTCCCGCTTCGAG GTGGCGCCCAAGCCCAACACGTTCATGCCGTTCGGGAACGGATCCCACTCGTGCCCGGGCAACGAGCTCGCCAAGCTGGAGATGCTCGTCCTCTTCCACCACCTCGCCACCAAGTACAGGTGGTCCACCTCCGAGTCCGAGAGCGGCGTGCAGTTCGGCCCCTTCGCGCTGCCGCTCAACGGCTTGCCCATGACCTTCACCCGCAAGGACGACTGA